The Megalopta genalis isolate 19385.01 chromosome 8, iyMegGena1_principal, whole genome shotgun sequence sequence TTTCCATCTTTTCCTCTTTGTTCAATCGCGTTTTATTAGGGTCCTTGGCctcaatttttccatttttttgcacCCATTTAATTGCATTATTCCTCGCTACGTTAATTTGTTTTTTAGTTATAGGTTGTGATAAATCTATAGTTCCTCCAAAGCAACCAACACCTAATTGTGGATTTAAAGACTGTCTAGAAATCGTGCTCAAATTTTGTTTTCCTGGATCAGTCAGTTTACCTGCATTCATCTTTAATAAAGTAGATGTTACAGCTACAGGTTTTTCATTGGATGACTGAGATAATACAGCAGCTTTCCAACCCCTTGAtctatttatttcattaaaattcttcttcatttgttgtTCTGGTGAGTCTATAGCTTTGCACTTTAAATTGTCCATGGATTTTATACCACAACTTTCAGTCTTTTGGCTATCTGAAAGTAATGCTAAACGCTTTGCATCCTTTTCTTCTAACTGTTTATTTTTGACAGCAACAATAGCATGAAATTCTGGCATATTATTGCTACTACTAAGTGACTGTTTCTGTTGATTTTTATTCTTTAACATATCTATTGAAAACTTCTGTGTATTACTAAATGCTTGAAGTTCTGCTCTACGAGAGCACTTCTTATACTCCTGCTGGATATGACAAACACAGAATTCACAGCGACTGGTATTCACAATTGCATTACATGGTTCTCCATTCTTTTTTACTGATTTACATTTTCCTAAATCCTTAGATTTACCAAGAATCATGATTTTCTGAGCATTATTGATGGATAACGTAGCTAAATCAGTATTTCCTTTTGATTCTAAGATGCTGGGATTAAGAATACCTATCACAGTTCCGACTGTAGTTTTCCAAAATGATTTGTATGCATTACCAAACATAAAAATGCATACTGTATTtatattttcagataaatcacTTATTTTCCATATGGAATACGTGCTTCCTTTTTGGGAAGTCTTTGGTGGAGATTTATTTACTAGTACTCCTGCAATTACCCAATCGTTATCCTTTTTTCCTGAGTTAATATGAGATGTAATCTTTGATACCGTCACTGGTATTTTACCATCCATACGTGATTTCAACTCTGTGGAAGATATAATCGGAGTAATAATTCTTAATCCAAAACATGGATCGCTATAAACCTCTTTCGATGtaaaattattgttaattgtattATTGTTGTCAATTGTCTTTGTTACATTTGTAGTTTGTTTTGTTGCACTAAAGTTGAATGTTTTTGAACTTGTTTCACGAAGTACAGTCTTGTTTTCAGTTTTCTTAGTATCATCCTGTTTTAACAAAGATTTTATATCGCGACCATAATTAGAGTAATTTTGTTCCTCAAAATAACGTCTGTCTTCATCATCCGAAGAATCAAGATTATCATCATAAACTTCGCTCTTCTCTTTCAGATTAAGTGATTGATTTTTATTACTTGTTTCATGTGTACTATCTAAAAAATTAAAATCTAGCTCTTTCAGTGCTTTAGCTTTTGGCGAAGCCTGTGGAGATGTTTCTTGAATTTCTTCAACGTTCGCATTAGCTAATAGATCATTCAGAATATCACCTACGTCAGAATCACTGTCATTATCCATTTTAAATTGCtgaaaatattatttgtaaCTGTTATTTGTAAGTTGGTtggtataaatataattattttaaaacaaacTTTTAAATACAGCAGGTCTCGAATAATGCGATCAGAAAATTGTTCACAAAAAATTACATTTACTAACAGAAACAATACGATAGTCATTTTTTTATCGCATTTTATGGAGatctattgtatatttattcattaatatTTGTAGATCGTACTTACAAAGTTTTTTAGTATCGAAGACgtagtaaatatataaatattaattggtAAACAAATTATAGTTTTGAAAACGTTGTCAACTGTATATcattttctacttagcatcaaGCAAACTACACATGCACTTCGAAGTAACTGGCAACGGCAACTGTCAGGTCGTGTAATGCAGTGTAATCGCTTTAACTATTTTCCCGCGCTTTCTtacaagaaaaagaagaagtcacgttttcattaataatctttaatttttattcattcattatattaatataatttagttataaataataatttacattcaactAGGAAATACTgattcatattaaatattcttaaataattatttcactaCGTAACTTCGTAAATggacaatatacatatacatattatgtAGTATATGAAATGAAGTATATCCATTTTTCATATGTGTGTGTTATGGAACATGCAATTctctaaaatataaattagtatttTAATAACTAATTAAATTCAACGTACGCACACTCGGAAGCATTGAAAAATAAAAGtgatttatatgaaaatatttttacatgaCTGTAAAAGgtttaataaatatacaatatttttaacGCATGCACTGAATTTGATTCAAAGTAATTCATttcataaattaataaatgttgataaatattattataattgaaaagtaaaatttgtaaaattggaaAGTTGTTACGTTAACCAAAAGGGCAACGTTCGCTTGAATAAGTACACAATTTTTTTAGCTTGCCAGTTCTATTCCCAGAAACTCGTAGCTCGAAAATCGACCGGACTTGGCAAATATTTACCTCGAATGTTACAAACAGTTTAACGAAGTCGGAATGACGGCTGTAGAAGAGGACGTAGTACCGAAAGTTTTCTCTAGATGGATTAGCGACACATTTCTTATTCTTTCTTTGATTTATAAAGGTGAATCCTGTGGATGACACCAACGGCAGCGGATGTGACGACTGGCGCGCCCAAGTTTTTGAAACTTTAAATTTAAGTTTGATTAAATAAAAGTGGAAAGTGTAATTAGGAAGTCAGTGAACCCAGATACACAACGCTACACCCTCGTGCCCTTCCagagtttctctctctctcgataccCACAAGATAAACTTTATATCTACCTTAGAGATAATCAAGGGAAACAATCACGTTATAGTAGTCTTTTTCTGTACCATTCTTCCGAGCCCCTTAGAATTCTTGGGAGACACCAATCCAAAATGGACGCTACAAACGTCATAGAATGGTCGCCATAGAAACTCCTTCCAATTATAGACTCGACAAAACTGTCTGAAAAGAATAAGTAACGAAAGCAAAGCTAATCAAACAATTTAAAATGGCAAAAGCCTGCGGCTTTACTTGACAAAGGAAACAAATCATCAGCTTACGATATGACGTACTTAGCAAAGCCAATACATTTATTAAGTGTTCATCGCTTGAAGCaaagaggagaaagagagagagagagagtttaacAATAATATGAAAGCAAACAAAATACTGGCAGAACCGAACATTGTCGCATTTGCGCCCCGATATACTACTTGGAGAAGAAGGAATAATAAAGAGATACAGTTCAGATTTTGGCTTACAAGATCATCTCACACAATCTACTTCTGCCAGCAAGATATTATACGTCAGGTATCTCAATAAAAGGATTCTTGGCCCCATCTTCTCAGAAATTCTATGGAAATCCCAGAATCTTCTGTAGGTGTAGGGTTATTAAAAAAGAGAGTCCCACTCTTGCTCCCCCACGGGCATCAGATGCATTCATTGCAGAAAAGcatgttatacagggtgtgcaGGGTGTTGCATAAgggtaaaaataaataaaaaactgAATTCTTGCTCACCAGAATATCTCCATTTACGAAGTCCGCTCAGAAGCGAATGTCAAGCTAGAACTGGAAGATAAAAACAATTATCACAGTAACTCCGACCTATCAAATCCTATCCATCTCTTCCAACACCTTCCATAAAAAATACCTATG is a genomic window containing:
- the Mcm10 gene encoding minichromosome maintenance 10 homolog, which encodes MDNDSDSDVGDILNDLLANANVEEIQETSPQASPKAKALKELDFNFLDSTHETSNKNQSLNLKEKSEVYDDNLDSSDDEDRRYFEEQNYSNYGRDIKSLLKQDDTKKTENKTVLRETSSKTFNFSATKQTTNVTKTIDNNNTINNNFTSKEVYSDPCFGLRIITPIISSTELKSRMDGKIPVTVSKITSHINSGKKDNDWVIAGVLVNKSPPKTSQKGSTYSIWKISDLSENINTVCIFMFGNAYKSFWKTTVGTVIGILNPSILESKGNTDLATLSINNAQKIMILGKSKDLGKCKSVKKNGEPCNAIVNTSRCEFCVCHIQQEYKKCSRRAELQAFSNTQKFSIDMLKNKNQQKQSLSSSNNMPEFHAIVAVKNKQLEEKDAKRLALLSDSQKTESCGIKSMDNLKCKAIDSPEQQMKKNFNEINRSRGWKAAVLSQSSNEKPVAVTSTLLKMNAGKLTDPGKQNLSTISRQSLNPQLGVGCFGGTIDLSQPITKKQINVARNNAIKWVQKNGKIEAKDPNKTRLNKEEKMEKGKKRARESETCEEQVTKKPNVLSDKFKEMLQVKSAHTDLIEESYEQEKEKYFNKLEMKEKMEEKMLTTYKIPCKAVKCLVCKYTAFSASELCKEQKHPLRVADATKRFFKCGDCGRRTVSLNRIPSHSCIKCSSSNWIIAAMMDERKTNVHVIPLSIRGDEETHLGSTITDASLNLLVPETDGK